Proteins encoded by one window of Salmonirosea aquatica:
- a CDS encoding DUF1735 domain-containing protein: protein MKKKIIPFLFLLVALSSCYKDYIEDFDYTAIYFPYQTDVRTFVVGEGMTIEIGAALAGVRDNTRDRLVNFTMDNKLITNEILETMKVGTAYIKNAVASVTALKPLPANYFTISSNNQLVIQKGSYSGSVVVKADSAAFLADPATLTATYALPFYINSADADSVAMEKRYAVIGLKYENMLFGNYWHGGVTTVKDSTGKVVKTTNYYTTIPSPEVKVMNLTTVAPNALVTNLISDQKGSFQITLDGNKVIVSQAPGSKVNVLPDGESTFNRPKLLQDRKLFLKYKYSNADGTTSYATDTLTFRNRIRDGVNEWQDENPSHY from the coding sequence CGACTACACCGCCATCTATTTCCCGTACCAAACCGACGTCCGTACGTTTGTGGTGGGGGAAGGTATGACCATTGAGATAGGCGCGGCCCTGGCCGGAGTACGTGACAATACCCGCGATCGGCTGGTCAATTTTACGATGGACAATAAGCTGATTACCAACGAAATCCTGGAAACGATGAAGGTAGGTACCGCTTATATCAAAAATGCGGTGGCCTCGGTAACCGCGTTGAAACCGCTTCCGGCCAACTATTTCACCATATCCAGCAACAACCAGCTGGTTATTCAGAAAGGCTCGTATTCGGGTTCGGTGGTCGTCAAGGCTGATTCGGCGGCTTTTCTGGCCGATCCGGCTACCCTTACTGCCACCTATGCGCTGCCGTTTTATATCAATTCAGCCGACGCCGATTCCGTGGCTATGGAGAAGCGTTATGCCGTAATTGGGTTGAAATACGAAAACATGCTGTTTGGCAACTACTGGCACGGAGGCGTGACCACCGTGAAAGATTCGACGGGAAAAGTGGTGAAAACAACAAACTACTACACGACTATTCCCTCTCCCGAAGTGAAGGTGATGAATCTGACGACCGTGGCCCCCAATGCCCTAGTGACCAACCTGATTAGCGATCAGAAGGGCTCCTTCCAGATCACGCTGGACGGCAATAAAGTCATTGTCAGCCAGGCACCCGGTTCCAAAGTGAACGTGCTGCCCGATGGCGAAAGTACCTTCAACCGCCCCAAGCTGCTACAGGATCGGAAGCTGTTCCTGAAATACAAATATTCCAATGCCGACGGTACCACCTCCTACGCCACCGACACGCTCACGTTCCGCAACCGCATCCGCGACGGCGTCAACGAATGGCAGGACGAGAATCCCTCGCATTATTGA
- a CDS encoding sodium:proton exchanger yields the protein MDISILIIILSCSVLLSYAFDLISSRTKLPSVVLLLATGMVARQVTQYFNITIPYVDVLLPTLGTIGLILIVLEGGLDLELSGGKHKLIARTFVSALLGLVLSMLVIAGIFYLLLGESFYNAMVTATPFAIISSAVAIPSVRGLDNRRREYMVYESSLSDILGLMLFNILVIPSGSGWESAGKFFQSTLLIVVISVICCFVLLYLISRISHHVKYLPIISALFIIYAVGKIYHLSSLLAILVFGLFLNNTELFVRGKLDNFFKNDLFEEELEQFKNLTAESAFIIRTFFFLIFGYATNINELLDFDAWIVSGLILLAILGTRYLTLATTFKGNLSPLLYIAPRGLITVLLFLTIPPQYMVKGFREGILMITVIMTALTMMVAVMSYRKPVEEEEHEELDVL from the coding sequence ATGGATATTTCCATATTAATTATTATCCTCAGTTGTTCGGTACTGTTATCGTACGCGTTCGACCTGATCAGCAGCCGGACAAAGCTCCCCTCGGTGGTGCTGCTGCTGGCTACGGGGATGGTGGCCCGCCAGGTCACCCAATACTTCAACATTACCATTCCGTATGTAGATGTACTGTTGCCTACGCTAGGTACCATCGGTCTGATCCTCATCGTACTGGAAGGGGGGCTCGACCTGGAGTTGAGTGGCGGCAAGCACAAGCTCATTGCCCGTACCTTTGTTTCGGCCCTGCTGGGGCTGGTGCTCAGCATGCTGGTCATTGCGGGGATTTTCTATTTACTGCTGGGCGAGAGCTTTTACAATGCGATGGTTACCGCTACGCCTTTTGCCATCATCAGTAGCGCCGTGGCGATTCCCAGCGTGCGGGGGCTTGACAACCGGCGGCGCGAATACATGGTGTACGAGTCGTCGCTGTCGGATATTCTGGGGCTGATGCTATTTAATATCCTGGTCATCCCGAGTGGTTCGGGCTGGGAGTCGGCCGGAAAATTTTTTCAAAGTACCCTGCTGATTGTCGTCATATCGGTCATCTGCTGTTTCGTGCTTCTGTACCTGATCAGCCGCATCAGCCACCACGTCAAGTACCTGCCCATCATTTCGGCCTTGTTTATTATTTATGCCGTCGGCAAAATCTACCACCTTTCGTCATTGCTGGCCATTTTGGTCTTTGGCCTGTTTCTGAACAATACCGAACTTTTTGTGCGGGGAAAACTTGACAATTTCTTCAAAAACGATCTGTTCGAAGAAGAACTCGAACAATTCAAGAACCTGACCGCCGAGAGCGCCTTTATCATCCGTACGTTTTTTTTCCTGATTTTCGGCTACGCCACCAATATCAACGAACTGCTCGATTTTGACGCCTGGATCGTGAGCGGCCTTATTTTGCTGGCCATTCTCGGTACCCGTTACCTGACACTCGCCACTACCTTCAAGGGGAATTTGAGCCCGCTGCTGTACATCGCCCCCCGAGGACTGATTACCGTTTTGCTCTTCCTGACCATCCCGCCCCAGTACATGGTAAAGGGATTCCGGGAGGGTATTCTGATGATCACAGTCATCATGACCGCCCTGACGATGATGGTAGCCGTAATGAGCTACCGCAAACCCGTCGAGGAGGAAGAACATGAGGAATTAGATGTACTGTAA
- a CDS encoding type IX secretion system membrane protein PorP/SprF produces MTIETLFFGGLAGPEREFLGWCLGAFTHGRFLILCYPVGGKAAGKLVPHYYLTAAYRLELAEEWVMFQQLWFKKAGPASPSLDAQVRLQYADRVWGGLQYRHKDSLGGVLGMALTSDLTLSYAYEYPLSSISSVSTGSHEVLLGFRFNNRAAVYCPPMGW; encoded by the coding sequence ATCACAATTGAAACCCTATTTTTCGGCGGGCTTGCTGGCCCGGAAAGGGAATTTCTGGGGTGGTGCCTCGGTGCTTTCACCCACGGCCGTTTCCTTATCCTATGCTACCCCGTCGGGGGTAAGGCTGCCGGCAAACTTGTTCCCCACTACTACCTCACCGCCGCCTACCGCCTCGAACTGGCGGAGGAGTGGGTCATGTTTCAGCAGCTATGGTTCAAAAAAGCCGGTCCCGCATCTCCTTCGCTGGATGCACAGGTACGCCTACAGTATGCCGACCGCGTGTGGGGAGGCCTCCAGTATCGTCACAAAGATAGCCTGGGCGGCGTGCTGGGTATGGCCCTCACGAGCGACCTCACGCTCAGCTACGCCTACGAATATCCCCTATCATCCATTAGCTCGGTTTCGACCGGAAGCCACGAAGTCCTACTAGGCTTCCGGTTCAACAACCGAGCCGCTGTTTATTGCCCTCCTATGGGTTGGTAG
- a CDS encoding sialidase family protein, which produces MLFPTLFNTRTYRHPLRGVFLLLLSVSGVMAQSGRLPTPKVSETLIFPEQPDHTHGSSLVQLPNGDMLAAWFQGSGERTADDVRIMGARLKKGTRQWSSPFLMADTPHLPDCNPVLFLNHEKKLFLVWIAVQANQWEQSILRVRTATNYGGDAAPAWDWQNNILLKPDDAFAREVKARLDALPEHGIGWAGYAPKYDNMIKEASADPAKRSIGWMTRIKPMLLENRRIILPLYSDGFNLSLMAISDDDGATWQPSLPLVGRGPIQPALARKKNGTLVAYLRDSGDWPPQVQTSESTDNGQSWSAATKTDIPNTASVELLAMQDGNWAFVGNDIHDGRYRLALWMSDDEGKSWRWKTYLEDKAKDQGGYSYPCLIQSDDGLLHITYSWHAEKNRKSIKYVVVNPKAITAR; this is translated from the coding sequence GTGTTATTTCCAACCCTATTCAATACCCGTACTTATAGGCACCCACTGCGTGGAGTGTTTCTGCTTTTACTCAGCGTTTCGGGAGTAATGGCCCAATCCGGCCGCCTACCTACCCCCAAAGTATCCGAAACGCTTATTTTTCCCGAACAGCCCGACCATACCCACGGCAGTAGCCTGGTGCAACTACCCAACGGCGACATGCTGGCGGCTTGGTTTCAGGGGAGCGGCGAACGCACCGCCGACGATGTACGCATCATGGGCGCGCGACTCAAAAAAGGTACCCGGCAGTGGAGCAGTCCCTTCCTGATGGCCGACACGCCCCACCTGCCCGACTGTAACCCGGTACTTTTCCTCAATCATGAAAAGAAACTTTTCCTGGTGTGGATTGCCGTGCAGGCCAATCAGTGGGAACAGTCCATCCTGCGGGTACGCACGGCCACCAACTACGGCGGCGATGCTGCTCCGGCCTGGGACTGGCAGAACAATATTTTGCTCAAACCCGACGATGCCTTCGCCCGGGAAGTGAAAGCCAGGCTCGACGCCCTGCCTGAGCACGGAATCGGCTGGGCTGGCTATGCGCCCAAATACGACAATATGATCAAGGAAGCTTCCGCGGACCCGGCCAAGCGCAGCATCGGCTGGATGACCCGCATCAAACCGATGCTGTTGGAAAACAGGCGTATTATCCTGCCGCTCTACTCGGATGGGTTTAACCTTTCTCTGATGGCGATTTCGGACGATGATGGCGCTACCTGGCAGCCGAGCCTACCCCTGGTGGGGCGTGGGCCGATTCAACCCGCATTGGCGCGCAAGAAAAACGGTACCCTGGTGGCCTACCTGCGCGATAGTGGCGACTGGCCGCCGCAGGTGCAAACGAGCGAGTCGACTGACAATGGTCAATCCTGGTCGGCGGCTACGAAGACGGATATTCCAAACACGGCGAGTGTGGAGCTGTTGGCCATGCAGGACGGGAACTGGGCCTTTGTAGGAAATGACATCCACGACGGCCGCTATCGGCTGGCGCTGTGGATGTCGGACGATGAGGGTAAATCGTGGCGTTGGAAGACCTACCTCGAGGACAAAGCCAAAGATCAGGGAGGGTACTCCTACCCCTGTCTGATCCAGTCGGACGATGGTCTGCTGCATATCACCTATTCCTGGCACGCCGAAAAGAACCGTAAATCCATCAAGTATGTCGTAGTGAATCCGAAGGCGATTACAGCACGTTGA